The Linepithema humile isolate Giens D197 chromosome 2, Lhum_UNIL_v1.0, whole genome shotgun sequence genome has a segment encoding these proteins:
- the BRWD3 gene encoding PH-interacting protein isoform X1 encodes MEASASRNESVIAPELYFLIAKFLASGPCHEAARVLKEELQTAKVLPPRLDWKGREFSQPFEELERKYPHIAPNHLLQICARIGPVLEKEVAPCIPGAISLLGAGRQSLLRTCEDLTRQKRSIFDYSGRFGGKSFLGVPSNYTVHNIVRVLQGRENSGPLSRREAVPTKFYSKMQQYRHTLGHLSAVYCVLFDRTGKYIITGADDLLVKVWSAIDGRLLATFRGASSEIMDIAVNFDNSLLAAGSIDRVLRVWCFQTMSPVAVLTGHSGMITSVNFCPIACNDIYYLVSTSTDGSVAFWSHTKKHNERAVFQAKPIQFLERMRPGQAQMICASFSPGGAFIAAGSADHHVRVYAMLGDEGPRRVLEVESHTDTVDSIQWAHYGLKFISGSKDGTANVWHFERQQWMHKQLLMTTKLLGEPEADDDTNKKAKVTMVCWDVSDEFVITAVNDYSLKVWIAKSGALIRVLRGHKDEVFVMESHPIDPRVILSAGHDGQLIIWDVLNTEPIACFQNFVEGQGNCAVFDAKWSPDGTMLVATDSNGHLLIYGFGSGVEKLKIIPKELFFHTDYRPLLRDLNNCVLDEQTQIAPHLMPPPFLVDVDGNPYPPLLQRLVPGRENCRGEQLVPNIAVGAGGMQEVIEGLPEQEAPRSNIDQLIEALAQRQNINAEGEVVGEERGENSIAEQPIRQLASPRGSRAGLRREGNVEGVRQSSGNWQRDSNTPWNKPILARPMNEAIRETQCRAVYAMADMELECWRREMRRRPQPTSTADQGNTKSKLVNRRRNRTIRHNYRTRAARDEEQENEEFENEHATSASSASSNSNDSTAHEEDMCSDSSTTDSSTEYSDWIADHGLNLEPPKRSKRKPVKKRSITPPSDSDRRRPSRRPKKKVNEIQILNGIRDVPELYRPLEWLTEVIPRKAPYYPQMGDEIVYFRQGHKFYLDAIRNKKIYELNLRCEPWTKINLRAQEFVKVVGIKYEIRPPRLCCLKLALMDENGRLSGQNFTIKYHDMADVLDFLVLRQTFDSALARSWSEGDKFRCMIDDGWWMGQIVGMEPLDEEFSDSLFMCFRVRWDNGEYEKMSPWDLEPVDEERHPVEIGGAVPVLPEERQAILYQPHAEEWPMGDREATCRRIIRGLDQVMSLAIAEPFVAPVDLSLYPSYAYIVEYPIDLSTIKARFDNHFYRRITSAQFDVRYLATNAEQFNEPHSHIVKKARIVTDLCLRIINLSYTRETTDVDVPAIYHQLNDTYHSSESEIDIEDRPSTSKQKSTSSRNLRSQEVSQDWKLASRQLLETLWQCEDSIPFREPVDRLEHPEYYQIIDTPMDLRTVKEDLLGGNYETPTEFAKDMRLIFSNSRNFNTNKRSKIYSMTIRLSALFEEHIRRILSNFNSARRRKSTKANPKAKAKGKGKGKQKRKHKLSNGTGPSKSKSVPSDDDDMNSEDDDDEESGKKYKQNNSDIDAPGPSGLTNGHTKRSSLGSTRSPLKLRICRTTVSKKMKMKDSDSEDSESDSISDVESSDSAPVRRTRARTVASNVSADTDSGDDYTPGGRSKQVRKNRGKNIKNGANHKKQSKPKVKPNVIEEDDDDDDDEYVTEDKANEEDEEEQFVAPESTEEESEVEMFIKRDTRSRKLVTESEENQKYTVKNGKNDNSESEEEKEDEEQGEEQDEEQDEEQDEEQEEDDEEEEKVEQEQSRHKANNQDSEDSDYSYKGCKSRPRRRNQRASVDSENTRQYSSSRRFVGKKRPCYNEESDDSTTMPQRNRRKIKRRSYAEESDESMPEPEPEPGISISSRGRIRKMTPRARAYLLESP; translated from the exons ATGGAGGCCAGCGCGTCCAGGAACGAATCTGTGATCGCACCAG AGTTGTACTTTCTGATCGCGAAGTTTCTGGCGTCGGGGCCCTGCCACGAAGCCGCGAGG GTGCTGAAAGAAGAATTGCAGACTGCTAAG GTATTGCCGCCGCGACTCGACTGGAAGGGAAGGGAGTTTAGCCAGCCGTTCGAAGAATTG gaGAGAAAATATCCTCACATTGCGCCAAATCATTTGCTGCAAATATGTGCGAGGATTGGACCAGTGTTAGAGAAAGAAGTGGCACCATGTATTCCTGGAGCAATATCGCTCTTGGGAGCAGGCAGGCAGTCGTTGCTGCGTACTTGCGAag ATCTTACGCGCCAAAAACGCAGCATCTTCGATTATTCCGGAAGGTTCGGTGGAAAATCCTTCCTGGGAGTACCTTCCAACTACACTGTGCATAATATAG TACGTGTACTTCAGGGACGTGAGAACTCTGGCCCTTTAAGTCGAAGAGAGGCAGTACCAACAAAGTTTTATAGCAAGATGCAACAGTACCGACACACGTTGGGTCATTTATCTGCGGTATACTGCGTGCTATTTGATCGCACTGGCAAGTATATTATAACCGGAGCGGATGACTTGCTCGTCAAAGTGTGGAGTGCCATCGATGGACGTTTACTCGCCACTTTTCGAGGCGCGTCCTCAGAAATTATGGACATCGCTGTGAACTTCGATAATTCTTTGCTAGCAGCTGGAAGCATAGATCGAGTATTACGAGTCTGGTGTTTCCAGACGATGTCGCCT GTGGCAGTTTTGACTGGACATTCAGGCATGATCACATCCGTCAATTTTTGTCCAATAGCGTGTAATGATATTTACTATTTGGTCTCTACTAGTACTGATGGATCTGTAGCCTTTTGGTCTCACACAAAGAAACACAACGAGAGAGCTGTGTTTCA AGCAAAACCTATTCAGTTCCTCGAGAGAATGAGACCTGGTCAAGCACAAATGATTTGTGCCTCTTTCAGTCCTGGAGGTGCCTTTATAGCAGCTGGATCTGCGGATCATCATGTGAGAGTTTATGCGATGTTAGGGGACGAAGGGCCGCGCAGAGTCCTCGAAGTCGAGTCTCACACCGATACTGTGGATAGTATTCAGTGGGCGCACTACggtttaaaattcatttctggTTCTAAAGACGGTACCGCGAACGTGTGGCATTTCGAGCGACAGCAATGGATGCACAAACAGCTGCTTATGACAACAAAGCTCCTTGG AGAACCGGAAGCGGATGACGACACGAACAAGAAAGCGAAGGTGACCATGGTTTGTTGGGACGTGAGTGACGAATTCGTTATAACAGCCGTGAACGATTATTCGCTGAAAGTGTGGATTGCAAAATCGGGCGCACTGATAAGAGTTTTGCGTGGACACAAAGATGAGGTGTTTGTGATGGAGTCGCACCCGATTGATCCTCGAGTGATACTCAGCGCTGGTCACGACGGACAGCTTATTATCTGGGATGTGCTGAATACGGAACCGATAGCGTGTTTCCAAAATTTCGTTGAAGGCCAGGGTAATTGTGCTGTCTTCGACGCGAAATGGTCGCCGGATGGTACTATGCTTGTCGCGACAGATTCCAACGGACATCTTTTGATCTACGGATTTGGATCTGGcgttgagaaattaaaaatt ATACCGAAAGAGTTATTCTTTCATACGGATTACCGACCTTTATTGAGAGACTTAAATAATTGCGTTCTCGACGAGCAAACGCAAATAGCACCGCATTTGATGCCACCGCCATTTTTGGTTGACGTGGACGGAAATCCGTATCCACCGCTGCTGCAAAGATTAGTGCCGGGAAGAGAAAATTGCAGGGGGGAGCAATTGGTGCCGAATATTGCAGTTGGTGCTGGTG GAATGCAAGAAGTTATAGAAGGTCTTCCAGAGCAAGAAGCGCCAAGATCGAACATCGATCAACTGATCGAAGCTCTTGCTCAGAGACAAAACATCAATGCGGAAGGTGAAGTTGTTGGCGAAGAGAGGGGGGAGAATAGTATTGCCGAGCAACCGATCCGACAATTGGCGAGTCCTCGTGGCAGCAGAGCTGGCTTGAGAAGAGAAGGTAACGTCGAGGGCGTGCGACAAAGTAGCGGCAATTGGCAAAGGGATAGCAACACGCCGTGGAACAAACCTATTCTCGCGCGCCCCATGAATGAAGCCATCAGAGAGACCCAATGTAGAGCGGT CTACGCGATGGCCGACATGGAGTTGGAATGCTGGCGACGAGAAATGCGACGGCGACCACAGCCTACGAGCACTGCCGATCAAGGCAATACGAAGAGTAAACTCGTAAATCGCAGACGCAACCGAACTATTAGACACAACTACAGAACAAGAGCAGCGCGCGACGAGGAACAAGAGAACGAAGAATTTGAg AATGAGCACGCCACGTCAGCGAGTTCAgccagcagcaacagcaacgaTTCCACTGCTCACGAGGAAGATATGTGTTCTGACAGCAGTACTACAGACTCGAGCACCGAGTATTCAGATTGGATCGCGGATCACGGATTGAATTTAGAACCGCCCAAGCGTAGCAAACGTAAACCCGTGAAAAAGCGATCGATTACACCGCCCAGTGATTCAGACAGAAGACGTCCTAGTAGGCGTcctaagaaaaaagtaaat GAAATACAAATACTTAATGGAATCCGTGATGTTCCCGAGCTTTATCGGCCCCTGGAATGGCTTACGGAAGTAATACCGAGAAAAGCTCCTTATTATCCGCAGATGGGCGAtgaaattgtgtattttagaCAAGGTCATAAATTCTATTTAGATGCAATCaggaataaaaagatttacgAACTTAATCTGCGGTGTGAGCCATGGACCAAGATAAATCTTAga GCACAAGAGTTTGTAAAAGTAGTGGGTATTAAATACGAAATACGACCGCCTCGTTTGTGCTGCTTGAAATTAGCACTGATGGACGAGAACGGTCGGCTGAGCGGGCAGAATTTCACTATCAAGTATCATGATATGGCCGATGTGTTGGATTTCCTGGTCCTACGTCAGACCTTCGATTCAGCGTTGGCGCGAAGTTGGTCCGAGGGCGACAAATTTCGTTGCATGATCGACGACGGTTGGTGGATGGGGCAAATTGTCGGAATGGAACCGCTGGACGAGGAATTTTCAGATTCACTGTTCATGTGCTTTCGCGTTCGATGGGACAATGGAGAATACGAGAAGATGAGTCCTTGGGATCTTGAGCCCGTTGACGAAGAGA GACATCCCGTAGAAATCGGCGGCGCCGTTCCTGTGCTGCCGGAGGAGAGACAAGCGATACTGTATCAGCCTCATGCGGAAGAGTGGCCCATGGGCGACAGAGAAGCGACTTGTCGCCGAATCATACGAGGCCTGGATCAGGTGATGAGCCTCGCGATCGCTGAACCGTTCGTGGCGCCGGTGGATCTCAGTCTTTATCCCTCTTACGCTTACATTGTGGAGTATCCAATCGACTTGTCGACCATAAAAGCTCGCTTTGATAATCATTTCTACAGAAGAATCACGTCGGCGCAATTCGACGTGAGGTATTTGGCGACGAACGCCGAGCAATTCAACGAGCCGCACAGTCATATTGTGAAAAAGGCGCGAATAGTCACTGACTTGTGCTTGCGTATAATTAA TCTTTCTTACACTAGAGAAACCACCGACGTGGATGTTCCGGCGATATACCATCAACTGAACGATACGTATCACTCCTCCGAGTCGGAAATAGACATAGAGGATAGGCCGTCGACGAGTAAACAGAAATCCACGTCGAGTAGAAATTTACGTTCCCAAGAAGTCTCGCAAGACTGGAAGCTAGCGAGTCGTCAATTACTGGAGACCCTGTGGCAGTGCGAAGATTCGATTCCTTTCCG AGAGCCGGTCGACAGATTGGAGCACCCGGAATATTATCAGATAATCGACACACCGATGGATTTGCGCACTGTCAAGGAAGATTTGTTAGGTGGCAATTATGAGACGCCAACGGAATTCGCCAAAGACATGAGATTGATATTTTCGAATAGTAGGAATTTTAATACGAACAAGCGTTCAAAG atatattcgATGACAATAAGACTGTCGGCCTTGTTCGAGGAGCATATACGTAGGATACtgtcaaattttaattcgGCTCGCAGACGTAAAAGTACTAAAGCGAATCCGAAAGCGAAAGCGAAAGGGAAAGGAAAAGGGAAGCAAAAGAGGAAACACAAGTTAAGCAACGGTACAG GACCTTCCAAGTCGAAATCAGTCCCTAGCGACGATGATGACATGAATAgcgaagacgacgacgacgaagagtctggtaaaaaatacaaacagaACAATTCTGACATAGATGCACCTG GCCCGTCTGGATTAACAAACGGTCACACGAAACGGTCTAGCTTGGGCTCGACTCGGAGCCCGTTGAAGCTACGGATCTGCCGGACGACCGTGTCGAAGAAGATGAAGATGAAGGATAGTGATAGTGAAGACAGTGAGTCTGATTCAATATCGGACGTCGAGAGTAGTGACAGTGCTCCTGTCCGAAGAACTAGAGCGCGCACAGTGGCGTCCAATGTTAGTGCCGATACCGATTCCGGGGACGATTACACACCCGGCGGTCGCAGCAAGCAGGTTCGCAAGAATCGCGGAAAGAATATTAAGAACGGTGCAAATCATAAGAAACAGTCCAAACCCAAAGTGAAACCGAATGTCATCGAggaggacgacgacgatgacgacgatgagTATGTTACGGAGGACAAAGCGAACGAGGAAGACGAGGAGGAGCAGTTTGTCGCGCCGGAGTCCACGGAGGAGGAAAGTGAAGTCGAAATGTTTATAAAGAGGGATACTAGATCGCGAAAGCTAGTGACCGAGAGTGAGGAAAACCAAAAGTACACAGTTAAGAATGGAAAGAACGATAACAGCGAGAGCGAAGAGGAAAAGGAGGACGAGGAGCAGGGCGAGGAGCAGGATGAGGAGCAGGACGAGGAGCAGGACGAGGAGCAGGAGGAGGAcgacgaggaggaggagaaggtgGAACAGGAGCAATCGCGGCATAAAGCTAACAATCAGGACTCGGAGGACAGTGACTATTCGTACAAAGGGTGCAAGTCGCGCCCGAGACGACGGAACCAGCGCGCTTCCGTGGACTCGGAGAACACGAGGCAATACAGCAGCAGCAGGCGGTTTGTAGGTAAGAAGCGTCCCTGCTACAACGAGGAGAGTGACGATAGTACCACGATGCCGCAGAGAAATCGGCGTAAGATCAAGCGTCGTTCGTACGCCGAGGAGAGCGACGAGAGCATGCCGGAGCCGGAACCGGAACCCGGCATTAGTATAAGTAGCAGGGGTCGCATACGTAAAATGACGCCGCGCGCCCGCGCCTATCTTCTAGAATCACCTTAA
- the BRWD3 gene encoding PH-interacting protein isoform X5, which translates to MEASASRNESVIAPELYFLIAKFLASGPCHEAARVLKEELQTAKVLPPRLDWKGREFSQPFEELERKYPHIAPNHLLQICARIGPVLEKEVAPCIPGAISLLGAGRQSLLRTCEDLTRQKRSIFDYSGRFGGKSFLGVPSNYTVHNIVRVLQGRENSGPLSRREAVPTKFYSKMQQYRHTLGHLSAVYCVLFDRTGKYIITGADDLLVKVWSAIDGRLLATFRGASSEIMDIAVNFDNSLLAAGSIDRVLRVWCFQTMSPVAVLTGHSGMITSVNFCPIACNDIYYLVSTSTDGSVAFWSHTKKHNERAVFQAKPIQFLERMRPGQAQMICASFSPGGAFIAAGSADHHVRVYAMLGDEGPRRVLEVESHTDTVDSIQWAHYGLKFISGSKDGTANVWHFERQQWMHKQLLMTTKLLGEPEADDDTNKKAKVTMVCWDVSDEFVITAVNDYSLKVWIAKSGALIRVLRGHKDEVFVMESHPIDPRVILSAGHDGQLIIWDVLNTEPIACFQNFVEGQGNCAVFDAKWSPDGTMLVATDSNGHLLIYGFGSGVEKLKIIPKELFFHTDYRPLLRDLNNCVLDEQTQIAPHLMPPPFLVDVDGNPYPPLLQRLVPGRENCRGEQLVPNIAVGAGGMQEVIEGLPEQEAPRSNIDQLIEALAQRQNINAEGEVVGEERGENSIAEQPIRQLASPRGSRAGLRREGNVEGVRQSSGNWQRDSNTPWNKPILARPMNEAIRETQCRAVYAMADMELECWRREMRRRPQPTSTADQGNTKSKLVNRRRNRTIRHNYRTRAARDEEQENEEFENEHATSASSASSNSNDSTAHEEDMCSDSSTTDSSTEYSDWIADHGLNLEPPKRSKRKPVKKRSITPPSDSDRRRPSRRPKKKVNEIQILNGIRDVPELYRPLEWLTEVIPRKAPYYPQMGDEIVYFRQGHKFYLDAIRNKKIYELNLRCEPWTKINLRAQEFVKVVGIKYEIRPPRLCCLKLALMDENGRLSGQNFTIKYHDMADVLDFLVLRQTFDSALARSWSEGDKFRCMIDDGWWMGQIVGMEPLDEEFSDSLFMCFRVRWDNGEYEKMSPWDLEPVDEERHPVEIGGAVPVLPEERQAILYQPHAEEWPMGDREATCRRIIRGLDQVMSLAIAEPFVAPVDLSLYPSYAYIVEYPIDLSTIKARFDNHFYRRITSAQFDVRYLATNAEQFNEPHSHIVKKARIVTDLCLRIINLSYTRETTDVDVPAIYHQLNDTYHSSESEIDIEDRPSTSKQKSTSSRNLRSQEVSQDWKLASRQLLETLWQCEDSIPFREPVDRLEHPEYYQIIDTPMDLRTVKEDLLGGNYETPTEFAKDMRLIFSNSRNFNTNKRSKIYSMTIRLSALFEEHIRRILSNFNSARRRKSTKANPKAKAKGKGKGKQKRKHKLSNGTGPSKSKSVPSDDDDMNSEDDDDEESGPSGLTNGHTKRSSLGSTRSPLKLRICRTTVSKKMKMKDSDSEDSESDSISDVESSDSAPVRRTRARTVASNVSADTDSGDDYTPGGRSKQVRKNRGKNIKNGANHKKQSKPKVKPNVIEEDDDDDDDEYVTEDKANEEDEEEQFVAPESTEEESEVEMFIKRDTRSRKLVTESEENQKYTVKNGKNDNSESEEEKEDEEQGEEQDEEQDEEQDEEQEEDDEEEEKVEQEQSRHKANNQDSEDSDYSYKGCKSRPRRRNQRASVDSENTRQYSSSRRFVGKKRPCYNEESDDSTTMPQRNRRKIKRRSYAEESDESMPEPEPEPGISISSRGRIRKMTPRARAYLLESP; encoded by the exons ATGGAGGCCAGCGCGTCCAGGAACGAATCTGTGATCGCACCAG AGTTGTACTTTCTGATCGCGAAGTTTCTGGCGTCGGGGCCCTGCCACGAAGCCGCGAGG GTGCTGAAAGAAGAATTGCAGACTGCTAAG GTATTGCCGCCGCGACTCGACTGGAAGGGAAGGGAGTTTAGCCAGCCGTTCGAAGAATTG gaGAGAAAATATCCTCACATTGCGCCAAATCATTTGCTGCAAATATGTGCGAGGATTGGACCAGTGTTAGAGAAAGAAGTGGCACCATGTATTCCTGGAGCAATATCGCTCTTGGGAGCAGGCAGGCAGTCGTTGCTGCGTACTTGCGAag ATCTTACGCGCCAAAAACGCAGCATCTTCGATTATTCCGGAAGGTTCGGTGGAAAATCCTTCCTGGGAGTACCTTCCAACTACACTGTGCATAATATAG TACGTGTACTTCAGGGACGTGAGAACTCTGGCCCTTTAAGTCGAAGAGAGGCAGTACCAACAAAGTTTTATAGCAAGATGCAACAGTACCGACACACGTTGGGTCATTTATCTGCGGTATACTGCGTGCTATTTGATCGCACTGGCAAGTATATTATAACCGGAGCGGATGACTTGCTCGTCAAAGTGTGGAGTGCCATCGATGGACGTTTACTCGCCACTTTTCGAGGCGCGTCCTCAGAAATTATGGACATCGCTGTGAACTTCGATAATTCTTTGCTAGCAGCTGGAAGCATAGATCGAGTATTACGAGTCTGGTGTTTCCAGACGATGTCGCCT GTGGCAGTTTTGACTGGACATTCAGGCATGATCACATCCGTCAATTTTTGTCCAATAGCGTGTAATGATATTTACTATTTGGTCTCTACTAGTACTGATGGATCTGTAGCCTTTTGGTCTCACACAAAGAAACACAACGAGAGAGCTGTGTTTCA AGCAAAACCTATTCAGTTCCTCGAGAGAATGAGACCTGGTCAAGCACAAATGATTTGTGCCTCTTTCAGTCCTGGAGGTGCCTTTATAGCAGCTGGATCTGCGGATCATCATGTGAGAGTTTATGCGATGTTAGGGGACGAAGGGCCGCGCAGAGTCCTCGAAGTCGAGTCTCACACCGATACTGTGGATAGTATTCAGTGGGCGCACTACggtttaaaattcatttctggTTCTAAAGACGGTACCGCGAACGTGTGGCATTTCGAGCGACAGCAATGGATGCACAAACAGCTGCTTATGACAACAAAGCTCCTTGG AGAACCGGAAGCGGATGACGACACGAACAAGAAAGCGAAGGTGACCATGGTTTGTTGGGACGTGAGTGACGAATTCGTTATAACAGCCGTGAACGATTATTCGCTGAAAGTGTGGATTGCAAAATCGGGCGCACTGATAAGAGTTTTGCGTGGACACAAAGATGAGGTGTTTGTGATGGAGTCGCACCCGATTGATCCTCGAGTGATACTCAGCGCTGGTCACGACGGACAGCTTATTATCTGGGATGTGCTGAATACGGAACCGATAGCGTGTTTCCAAAATTTCGTTGAAGGCCAGGGTAATTGTGCTGTCTTCGACGCGAAATGGTCGCCGGATGGTACTATGCTTGTCGCGACAGATTCCAACGGACATCTTTTGATCTACGGATTTGGATCTGGcgttgagaaattaaaaatt ATACCGAAAGAGTTATTCTTTCATACGGATTACCGACCTTTATTGAGAGACTTAAATAATTGCGTTCTCGACGAGCAAACGCAAATAGCACCGCATTTGATGCCACCGCCATTTTTGGTTGACGTGGACGGAAATCCGTATCCACCGCTGCTGCAAAGATTAGTGCCGGGAAGAGAAAATTGCAGGGGGGAGCAATTGGTGCCGAATATTGCAGTTGGTGCTGGTG GAATGCAAGAAGTTATAGAAGGTCTTCCAGAGCAAGAAGCGCCAAGATCGAACATCGATCAACTGATCGAAGCTCTTGCTCAGAGACAAAACATCAATGCGGAAGGTGAAGTTGTTGGCGAAGAGAGGGGGGAGAATAGTATTGCCGAGCAACCGATCCGACAATTGGCGAGTCCTCGTGGCAGCAGAGCTGGCTTGAGAAGAGAAGGTAACGTCGAGGGCGTGCGACAAAGTAGCGGCAATTGGCAAAGGGATAGCAACACGCCGTGGAACAAACCTATTCTCGCGCGCCCCATGAATGAAGCCATCAGAGAGACCCAATGTAGAGCGGT CTACGCGATGGCCGACATGGAGTTGGAATGCTGGCGACGAGAAATGCGACGGCGACCACAGCCTACGAGCACTGCCGATCAAGGCAATACGAAGAGTAAACTCGTAAATCGCAGACGCAACCGAACTATTAGACACAACTACAGAACAAGAGCAGCGCGCGACGAGGAACAAGAGAACGAAGAATTTGAg AATGAGCACGCCACGTCAGCGAGTTCAgccagcagcaacagcaacgaTTCCACTGCTCACGAGGAAGATATGTGTTCTGACAGCAGTACTACAGACTCGAGCACCGAGTATTCAGATTGGATCGCGGATCACGGATTGAATTTAGAACCGCCCAAGCGTAGCAAACGTAAACCCGTGAAAAAGCGATCGATTACACCGCCCAGTGATTCAGACAGAAGACGTCCTAGTAGGCGTcctaagaaaaaagtaaat GAAATACAAATACTTAATGGAATCCGTGATGTTCCCGAGCTTTATCGGCCCCTGGAATGGCTTACGGAAGTAATACCGAGAAAAGCTCCTTATTATCCGCAGATGGGCGAtgaaattgtgtattttagaCAAGGTCATAAATTCTATTTAGATGCAATCaggaataaaaagatttacgAACTTAATCTGCGGTGTGAGCCATGGACCAAGATAAATCTTAga GCACAAGAGTTTGTAAAAGTAGTGGGTATTAAATACGAAATACGACCGCCTCGTTTGTGCTGCTTGAAATTAGCACTGATGGACGAGAACGGTCGGCTGAGCGGGCAGAATTTCACTATCAAGTATCATGATATGGCCGATGTGTTGGATTTCCTGGTCCTACGTCAGACCTTCGATTCAGCGTTGGCGCGAAGTTGGTCCGAGGGCGACAAATTTCGTTGCATGATCGACGACGGTTGGTGGATGGGGCAAATTGTCGGAATGGAACCGCTGGACGAGGAATTTTCAGATTCACTGTTCATGTGCTTTCGCGTTCGATGGGACAATGGAGAATACGAGAAGATGAGTCCTTGGGATCTTGAGCCCGTTGACGAAGAGA GACATCCCGTAGAAATCGGCGGCGCCGTTCCTGTGCTGCCGGAGGAGAGACAAGCGATACTGTATCAGCCTCATGCGGAAGAGTGGCCCATGGGCGACAGAGAAGCGACTTGTCGCCGAATCATACGAGGCCTGGATCAGGTGATGAGCCTCGCGATCGCTGAACCGTTCGTGGCGCCGGTGGATCTCAGTCTTTATCCCTCTTACGCTTACATTGTGGAGTATCCAATCGACTTGTCGACCATAAAAGCTCGCTTTGATAATCATTTCTACAGAAGAATCACGTCGGCGCAATTCGACGTGAGGTATTTGGCGACGAACGCCGAGCAATTCAACGAGCCGCACAGTCATATTGTGAAAAAGGCGCGAATAGTCACTGACTTGTGCTTGCGTATAATTAA TCTTTCTTACACTAGAGAAACCACCGACGTGGATGTTCCGGCGATATACCATCAACTGAACGATACGTATCACTCCTCCGAGTCGGAAATAGACATAGAGGATAGGCCGTCGACGAGTAAACAGAAATCCACGTCGAGTAGAAATTTACGTTCCCAAGAAGTCTCGCAAGACTGGAAGCTAGCGAGTCGTCAATTACTGGAGACCCTGTGGCAGTGCGAAGATTCGATTCCTTTCCG AGAGCCGGTCGACAGATTGGAGCACCCGGAATATTATCAGATAATCGACACACCGATGGATTTGCGCACTGTCAAGGAAGATTTGTTAGGTGGCAATTATGAGACGCCAACGGAATTCGCCAAAGACATGAGATTGATATTTTCGAATAGTAGGAATTTTAATACGAACAAGCGTTCAAAG atatattcgATGACAATAAGACTGTCGGCCTTGTTCGAGGAGCATATACGTAGGATACtgtcaaattttaattcgGCTCGCAGACGTAAAAGTACTAAAGCGAATCCGAAAGCGAAAGCGAAAGGGAAAGGAAAAGGGAAGCAAAAGAGGAAACACAAGTTAAGCAACGGTACAG GACCTTCCAAGTCGAAATCAGTCCCTAGCGACGATGATGACATGAATAgcgaagacgacgacgacgaagagtctg GCCCGTCTGGATTAACAAACGGTCACACGAAACGGTCTAGCTTGGGCTCGACTCGGAGCCCGTTGAAGCTACGGATCTGCCGGACGACCGTGTCGAAGAAGATGAAGATGAAGGATAGTGATAGTGAAGACAGTGAGTCTGATTCAATATCGGACGTCGAGAGTAGTGACAGTGCTCCTGTCCGAAGAACTAGAGCGCGCACAGTGGCGTCCAATGTTAGTGCCGATACCGATTCCGGGGACGATTACACACCCGGCGGTCGCAGCAAGCAGGTTCGCAAGAATCGCGGAAAGAATATTAAGAACGGTGCAAATCATAAGAAACAGTCCAAACCCAAAGTGAAACCGAATGTCATCGAggaggacgacgacgatgacgacgatgagTATGTTACGGAGGACAAAGCGAACGAGGAAGACGAGGAGGAGCAGTTTGTCGCGCCGGAGTCCACGGAGGAGGAAAGTGAAGTCGAAATGTTTATAAAGAGGGATACTAGATCGCGAAAGCTAGTGACCGAGAGTGAGGAAAACCAAAAGTACACAGTTAAGAATGGAAAGAACGATAACAGCGAGAGCGAAGAGGAAAAGGAGGACGAGGAGCAGGGCGAGGAGCAGGATGAGGAGCAGGACGAGGAGCAGGACGAGGAGCAGGAGGAGGAcgacgaggaggaggagaaggtgGAACAGGAGCAATCGCGGCATAAAGCTAACAATCAGGACTCGGAGGACAGTGACTATTCGTACAAAGGGTGCAAGTCGCGCCCGAGACGACGGAACCAGCGCGCTTCCGTGGACTCGGAGAACACGAGGCAATACAGCAGCAGCAGGCGGTTTGTAGGTAAGAAGCGTCCCTGCTACAACGAGGAGAGTGACGATAGTACCACGATGCCGCAGAGAAATCGGCGTAAGATCAAGCGTCGTTCGTACGCCGAGGAGAGCGACGAGAGCATGCCGGAGCCGGAACCGGAACCCGGCATTAGTATAAGTAGCAGGGGTCGCATACGTAAAATGACGCCGCGCGCCCGCGCCTATCTTCTAGAATCACCTTAA